From Medicago truncatula cultivar Jemalong A17 chromosome 7, MtrunA17r5.0-ANR, whole genome shotgun sequence, a single genomic window includes:
- the LOC25498785 gene encoding TMV resistance protein N isoform X3, translated as MDSNSTSNQSDRSRTWFFRSLHALCGRQSFSDLNILDEEGTTTTDLNILNEEGTTEIACSSNEDEEGTTAAACSWNDVDRTQSYRYRYDVFISFRGIDTRKTFADHLYAHLTRKGIFTFMDDQQLEKGESISLQLRQAIQQSRLSIVVFSEDYAGSTWCLDEMTVIADCLTKLKQIVLPVFYYVDPSHVRKQNGKYENAFVLHTETFKHVDPQKVDRWKRAMTCLAGLAGWDVTDKSEYKAIEIIVQAVIEKLGHKFSGFADDLIGIQTRVEELEFMLELSSDDDGCRVLGIWGMDGIGKTTLANVLYDTISHQYQFDACCFVEDVSKIYRDGGAIAVQKRILDQTIKEKNLEGYSPSEISGIISNRLYKLKLLLVLDNVDQSVQLQELHINPISLCAGSRIIITTRDKHILIEYEADIVYEAELLNDNDAHELLCRKAFKSDYSSSDYEELIPEVLKYAQGLPLAIRVMGSFLYKRKTAQWRAALEGWQNNPDSGIMKVLRSSFEGLELREKEIFLHVACFFDGEREDYVRRILHACGLQPNIGIPLLVEKSLITIRNQEIHMHEMLQELGKQIVREQHPDEPRLWSRLWLYSDFCHAMTTQSEGIKAKAIILNQKEEVSKFNHYRDEDLSTMKNLKVLILYHTNFSGSPIFLSNSLYYLLWSGYPFMSLPSNFNPYQLVELNMPDSNIEQLWIGMQHLPNLKRMDLSNSKNLKMTPCFDGILNLERLDLTGCINLSHVDPSIGLLTELVFLSLQNCSSLVSLDFGNSAQLWSLKVLRLSDCTQLENTPDFSGLSFLQYLDMDRCASLSTIHESIGALANLRFLSLKDCTNLVGIPDSFKKMASLRTLDLCRCSKFTELGCTSTSPLHLQSLIYLDLSFCSISIIPDAIGELMCLERLNLQGNNFTSIPSSLSWLHNLSYLNLSHCHKLWSLPSLPIPTESGPSDSVGRYFKTTSGSRNHRSGLYIFDSPNCMKSISLLGNIYFNYFPITWVLRLLKEPLLFRCGFDFVVPWHEETNGSDGKRAFCSDNISDLFDYQFIGGSIVSINNSFMDADWLGFLFFVTFELKNHHVLSSSPHPSHSLPPLPHPFYLSFESEYTEERFDMSLDLERNTVDGKNYLWTIFISREHCHFVETGVQITFKARQGLIIKEWGLRVVTKIDIEGSKMRTSVHLPLQFIDNAEGSSIVNDNNFETKIQLPYNWLVSNEDSIENDRTKGKETDLFNLGLFTERPQ; from the exons ATGGACTCAAACTCAACGTCAAACCAATCTG ATCGTTCGAGAACTTGGTTCTTCCGATCATTACATGCCTTGTGTGGCCGTCAGTCTTTTTCTGATTTGAACATCTTGGATGAAGAAGGTACAACTACAACTGATTTGAACATCTTGAATGAAGAAGGTACAACTGAAATTGCTTGTTCTTCGAATGAGGATGAAGAAGGTACAACTGCAGCTGCTTGTTCTTGGAATGATGTTGATAGGACTCAAAGCTATAGATATAGATACGACGTGTTTATCAGTTTCAGAGGTATTGACACCCGTAAAACCTTTGCTGACCATCTCTATGCTCATCTCACTAGAAAAGGTATTTTCACGTTCATGGATGACCAGCAGCTCGAGAAAGGGGAATCCATTTCACTCCAACTTCGACAGGCAATTCAACAATCGCGTCTTTCTATAGTTGTCTTCTCAGAAGATTATGCTGGCTCAACTTGGTGTTTGGATGAAATGACTGTTATTGCCGACTGCCTTacaaaactaaaacaaattgTTTTACCTGTTTTCTATTATGTCGATCCATCTCATGTCCGAAAACAAAATGGAAAGTATGAGAATGCCTTTGTTTTACACACGGAGACATTCAAACATGTTGATCCACAGAAGGTTGATAGGTGGAAGAGAGCTATGACCTGTTTGGCTGGATTAGCTGGTTGGGATGTGACCGATAA GTCAGAATATAAAGCGATTGAAATTATTGTCCAGGCTGTAATAGAAAAGTTGGGTCATAAGTTCTCAGGTTTTGCTGATGACCTGATCGGAATACAAACTCGAGTAGAAGAATTAGAATTTATGTTAGAACTAAGTTCAGATGATGATGGTTGTCGAGTTTTAGGAATATGGGGGATGGATGGCATAGGAAAGACAACTCTTGCAAATGTCTTGTATGACACAATCTCCCATCAATATCAATTTGATGCTTGTTGTTTCGTTGAGGATGTCAGCAAAATTTATAGAGATGGTGGTGCTATTGCTGTGCAGAAACGAATTCTAGATCAgactataaaagaaaaaaatctggaaGGATACAGTCCATCTGAAATATCTGGAATTATATCAAACAGGCTATACAAGTTGAAGCTCCTACTAGTCCTCGACAATGTTGATCAATCTGTGCAACTACAAGAATTGCATATAAATCCTATATCCCTTTGTGCAGGAAGTAGAATAATCATAACCACTAGGGATAAGCATATTCTCATAGAATACGAAGCTGATATAGTTTATGAGGCTGAATTGCTGAATGATAATGACGCTCATGAACTTCTGTGTAGAAAAGCCTTCAAAAGTGATTATTCGAGCAGTGATTATGAAGAGCTGATTCCGGAGGTACTAAAGTATGCTCAAGGTCTTCCATTAGCAATTAGAGTAATGGGTTCTTTCTTGTATAAAAGAAAAACCGCCCAATGGAGAGCAGCGTTGGAAGGATGGCAGAATAATCCAGATAGTGGAATTATGAAAGTGCTTCGGTCAAGTTTTGAGGGACTAGAGctaagagagaaagaaatatttTTGCACGTTGCTTGCTTCTTTGACGGGGAGAGGGAAGATTATGTAAGGAGAATTCTACATGCTTGTGGATTGCAGCCTAATATTGGAATTCCACTTCTTGTTGAAAAATCACTAATAACTATTAGAAACCAAGAAATTCATATGCATGAAATGTTGCAAGAGTTGGGGAAACAAATTGTTCGCGAACAACATCCTGATGAGCCGAGATTGTGGAGTAGATTATGGCTTTACAGTGATTTCTGTCATGCAATGACTACACAATCG gaAGGAATAAAAGCTAAAGCCATAATTCTAAATCAAAAGGAGGAAGTCAGCAAATTCAATCATTATAGGGATGAAGATTTATCGACAATGAAAAATTTGAAAGTGCTCATATTGTATCATACAAATTTTTCAGGAAGCCCCATATTTCTTTCTAATTCCCTATACTATCTTCTGTGGAGTGGTTACCCTTTCATGTCTCTGCCATCAAATTTTAATCCATATCAGCTCGTAGAATTGAATATGCCGGATAGCAACATTGAGCAACTATGGATAGGCATGCAG CATCTCCCCAATTTGAAAAGGATGGATCTTAGCAACTCTAAAAATCTGAAGATGACTCCATGTTTTGATGGAATCCTAAACCTGGAGCGGCTAGATCTTACAGGATGCATAAACTTATCGCATGTGGATCCATCAATTGGACTTCTTACGGAACTTGTATTCTTGAGTTTGCAGAACTGTAGTAGTCTAGTTAGCCTTGATTTTGGAAATTCAGCACAATTATGGTCTCTAAAAGTTTTGCGTCTCTCTGATTGCACACAACTGGAAAACACACCGGATTTCAGTGGATTGAGTTTTCTACAGTATCTTGATATGGACCGATGTGCAAGTTTATCAACAATTCATGAATCTATTGGGGCTCTTGCAAATCTTAGATTCCTAAGTTTGAAAGACTGCACAAATCTTGTAGGGATACCCGACAGTTTTAAGAAGATGGCATCGCTTAGAACTCTAGATCTATGCAGATGCTCGAAATTTACAGAGCTAGGATGTACTTCCACTTCTCCTCTGCATCTGCAATCTTTGATTTATCTAGACTTAAGCTTTTGCAGTATTTCCATAATACCTGATGCTATTGGAGAATTAATGTGTTTGGAACGACTAAATCTTCAAGGAAATAACTTCACTTCAATTCCTTCTTCATTAAGTTGGCTTCACAATCTATCGTATTTAAACTTGTCTCATTGCCATAAGCTTTGGAGTTTGCCTTCGCTCCCTATCCCAACAGAAAGTGGTCCATCAGATTCAGTTGGAAGATATTTTAAAACAACATCTGGATCCCGTAATCATAGATCaggattatatatttttgattcTCCCAATTGCATGAAGTCTATATCCTTGTTGGGCAACATATATTTCAATTACTTCCCCATTACATGGGTATTAAGACTATTGAAG GAACCTCTTCTCTTTCGGTGCGGCTTTGACTTTGTTGTTCCTTGGCATGAGGAAACTAACGGCTCTGATGGAAAACGTGCTTTCTGCTCTGACAATATTTCAGACTTGTTCGATTACCAATTTATAGGGGGTTCAATAGTAAGTATAAATAACTCTTTTATGGATGCTGACTGGCTCGGCTTTCtcttttttgttacatttgagTTAAAGAACCATCATGTACTGTCTAGTTCTCCACATCCATCACACTCTTTGCCACCACTACCACAtcctttttatctttcttttgagAGTGAATACACGGAAGAACGCTTTGATATGTCACTAGATTTGGAACGAAATACGGTTGATGGCAAAAACTATCTTTGGACAATCTTTATCTCTCGGGAACACTGTCATTTTGTAGAAACAGGAGTACAAATCACATTTAAAGCCCGCCAAGGTTTGATTATTAAGGAATGGGGGTTGCGAGTTGTAACCAAGATAGACATAGAGGGCTCAAAAATGAGAACGAGTGTACATCTTCCTTTGCAGTTCATAGATAATGCAGAAGGAAGCAGCATCGTCAACGACAACAACTTTGAGACTAAAATCCAACTTCCTTACAATTGGTTAGTTTCTAACGAAGATTCAATCGAGAATGATAGAACCAAGGGAAAAGAAACCGATCTCTTTAATCTTGGCCTTTTTACTGAAAGACCACAATGA